A part of Dreissena polymorpha isolate Duluth1 chromosome 13, UMN_Dpol_1.0, whole genome shotgun sequence genomic DNA contains:
- the LOC127855955 gene encoding DNA ligase 1-like, whose translation MRGKCLLKGADGAYMLRTKVLLHTILGPRRKEISLKLLAELIPVELSKYRKMGLKLQLQPNLLINRELSEMSILRTQIKTENQNKDTDVKERELKIKELALVERERKNKPEESRLKQYFEEKEFELKITEPEFKRKCIEETERIAEQELRLREKETSLLERVSRIERKIELKEEDLISRERFLSQKEKGKWKPTNKDIT comes from the coding sequence ATGCGAGGCAAATGTTTATTGAAAGGGGCAGACGGGGCTTACATGTTGAGAACCAAAGTACTCCTTCACACAATATTAGGCCCGAGGAGGAAAGAGATCAGTCTAAAACTCCTGGCAGAGCTAATCCCAGTGGAATTGAGCAAATACAGGAAAATGGGGTTAAAACTCCAGTTGCAACCAAACTTGTTGATAAACAGAGAGCTGTCTGAAATGAGTATTCTGAGAACGCAAATAAAAACGGAAAATCAAAACAAGGATACCGACGTGAAAGAGagagaattgaaaataaaagaattaGCACTTGTGGAACGCGAACGCAAAAATAAACCGGAAGAGTCCCGTTTAAAGCAATATTTTGAAGAAAAGGAATTCGAGTTGAAAATAACAGAACCTGAATTCAAACGGAAGTGCATCGAAGAAACTGAAAGGATTGCCGAACAGGAGTTAAGACTACGAGAAAAAGAAACTTCATTACTTGAAAGAGTAAGTAGAATTGAAAGGAAGATAGAGTTGAAAGAAGAGGATTTAATCAGTAGAGAACGCTTTTTGAGTCAAAAAGAAAAGGGAAAATGGAAGCCCACAAACAAAGACATCACTTGA